A window of Mobula hypostoma chromosome 7, sMobHyp1.1, whole genome shotgun sequence genomic DNA:
GCACATCGCCCCCTCCCTGcacgaaaaacaaaaagaaataggTGATAAgcatataatataaaaaaaactaagaCTGAGAAaaggtctatagtccaagtccgtgatccaaaatgcagaaaacctgggtaacactCTCCAGGTCCAGCGCCAGACCTTCCCCTCTCCATTGCAGAGTGATCAAAAGATAGGCAGCTGGTGCTCACCCTTGGTACTTGCCTTGATGCTTCAGTCTCCCTTGTTGTACCCCTCAATCTTCTCTCCATGAAGTTCgcgcacactgcctctgcctccctgaatcctcttggagactgcagagcgctgaagcACCCAAACAATTTTTAAGCTTCCACATTCGcctcaatgcttcaatctccctcatcgcttTAATCAACAAAcagtggaagctttaatcagtgacATGGAGAGTTGAACATCGACTTGCGCTGTGCCTGCCATGAGGTTCACGCACGCTGCCTCTGCCTTCCAGATTCCTTTCGGAGACGGCAGAGTGCTGGAACACCCAGACAATCTCCAagcagcaaatcacaggctctgACATTTCtagaatcacatccaagatgaaaaacaaatgtaaaagacataaaagagcAGATATTGGGGCATTTGTGCAAAGTTTATTGAGAATGGGAgagcagattgggaaaatggttATGATAGGATGCTGGGCTTTAAAACAATTTGAATACAAAGAGGCCGTAATAAACTATTATAAAACGTTTGGTTCAGCCACAACTGGTTAAGTGTTCATTCATGGGTGCCAAACATCAGGGAGGATGTGAAGTTCGTGGAGAAAGTGCAGGAAAGGGTTACCAAAATTCCAAGGATGAGTTATGATGTAGGTGGACAAAAACTGATTTTGTTTTTGGAATAGTGGAGATTGCAAACAAAATGAtggaatttttttaaaacaacGTTTGTtgacaaagaaaagaaaattgtTATAATGGTGAAACCTTTGGGAAGCGGGGTGGGGAATGAAAATGATTGGCATTGAATAGTTGAAGTTTGAAATGCAGAGTAGGGGTGCTGGTGCAGATGGATTCAATTTCAGTGTTGAAAAGGAAATTGGATGAGATTGGGTAAGTGATGGGGCAGGCTATTCTCAGTGCAATGAGACAAGGCAGGGATTTGCTCAGATGAAATGGCCTGAATGGCATCCTTTTATGATCTTTAATGCTCCTCAATAGTGTACACAAGTGCTCACCATTTAACATTTATACTTTGTATTTTTAGAAAAATGTTTACATGTATATCATATATTATAGACATATAATTGCAGAAGGCGCTGTCCTTGAATCCATAATGTAACCTTGCACTTTAGATCATTTTTCAGTAACTTTGCATGATGGTGAGCTGTATTTTTAAGAGGCCAAACGTGGGAATTGTCTCAAGGTATTAGGTCACCGTGTCTGCATACTAATGCTAATATCTTTTTAAAGATAGTATGAATATCTACAGTCATTCATTAATTTCCAATATTccaacagtgatttttttttaaaaaataagattAGTTTTGCTTTTAAAGTTTTATTTCAATTTGCTCTTGTAGGTTCATGGCTTCAATGTGATGATTTGCAAGGTTCCAGTTGTTTCAGACGTTTGACATTAGATGTTCCTGCAGATGAAGTTCACATTGTCATCTGGGAAAATAGTGACTTTGAAAAAAGAACATGGAACAGGGATACCATTCCGCGTTGTGACtcttcatctgccacttgtccTAATGCTCCATCCTTAAATACTGAAGCTACTTCCTTTGTGCAACTTCCAAGCAAAACATCATTGACGAGTTCTGTTCAGTTTAATACAGTAGTGACACCAATACACAGTACAGTTAAAGAGATTACCACACCATATAAAGACTCTGTAAAACAAAACAATATAAAAGATCTGGAGCATTCAGGAAATGAAACAATGATAACACTGAATCTTACTGAGGTTAAAGTGGATGACAAAGGGAATCCATTGTGCGACACTCAATTCATATCAGATGCACGGCTGTTACAAAATTCACCACAGGTGACTATTGATCGTAATATTGCTGTCCATCCTTCTACCGAAGTACAATATTCAAGTGAACAAGCCCATCAAATGGCTGAAACTTTTGTAAATTTTGATGTGCCTCAAAAACCTGTTTTACATTCTGAAATGTCATCTAGTCCGTTTGGATCCTTACATTTACAAGGAACTGAGATACCTGATATTCAAATGCCGATGTTACAAAGGGATTCTGCTATGAAAATCCCATCTAAAAATTCAGAAATTCCTATAAGGTCTGATAACAAAATACAAAAGGAAGATTGTAATAAAATGCCAGCATCTCCAATCATGAAAACATCTGCAAATAAGCTATCAGCTGATATTACTCAGCCTGCGGTAACTAAACGAAATTTCAGTGCTGGCTGGAGAAAGTGTCTGTTGAATCGTCATCTATCAATGTTGAGCACCAATGAACCTAGAACAAGTAAGAATGAAGTTGGGAATATTCAAAGGGGTGGTTTGTTAAGAATGACAAATTCAAAGCATCCTGTGAAGGATCATTTTGATGGATTCAAAAGCAAAATTCTTCCAAAACTTGCACAAAAGGCAAGCAAAAATCTACCTGAATCACCAGATCTAACTGTTCCAAACATTACCGGTGTACAAAAGAGCAACTCTCTGTTTGTTAATATGAAGGAAAACTGCAAAGAGTTACTGTCAAAGAAAATATCTTTGGATGTCCATTCTTCAAAtaaaatacatctttccaattcATCAAAATTTGGTAATCCTTTAACGCATGAGGCGGGGGCTTGTAATGTGAACTATCAGGGCTCTGTCCCAGTTGATAAAACAGAACTGAATAACATGGATTCCAAAGTTCAAAAGCTCCGTCTTAGGTTACTCAAAAAGCTGCaaaccaaaaaaaatcaattggcATCACTCGACCAGTTAATGAAGACTAATCAATGTGGTGAACCTGTGAGTGCTGAACAATCGTTAAATCTGGCAAATAACGATGGAGGCCTGCTGTATGAGTTTTTGAATGAACTGTGGCGTCAGCCTGGAGTTGAAGACAATGAATCTGTTTGTACCAGCTCTAGTGCTTCATTGAGCAGTAGTCCAAGCCATGATGAATTACTTGCAGAATTATTCACTGCAACTAGAGCTTCAACTTTGGACTACATGAAACATGACTTGAGACACTTTGAAATGCCACCAGATGGTGGAGTAGCAAATGGAAAACTGAGTAATGACTGCAGCATAGATTCAAAGTCTAGAAACACATCTTCTATTTCAGCTTTAAATATGCAACAACAAGTTTTCAAAAATGAGCTAATTGGCATAACAAACAACCATGCATCATCTTTTGAGGGTCCTATCAAGGATGAAATATTGGTAGATTTATTGTCCATTTCAACTCTTAACTCTTTCACAGGAGAAAATGAATTGCCCATTTTTGATGAAAAACTTTTTGAAAACTGCTAAGAAATGATGGTTCACtgaaacagttttaaaaaaatgctgtTTAAACAGCAATATTGCTGCTTTTGAATTTACTCTTTGTTTTATCACTAAATTGTGACATGAGTAAAGTTTGCCCAGTCCATATTTGGAAAATTGTTTTACATTCTAGAAATCTCAAGATGAGCATATTTGTGTTTAAAATTTACTTCCACAGGCACTGTTATTTTATAAGTTTCATTGTACCTGGGATCTGAGAATCTGCATTTGCTGCTTCTGAATGCAATGTttatggtcatccactttatttgctGACATTCTGTTTTGACGTAGTGTGCACCATTATTTATATGAATAATTTTTAAAGTGCAATTTATCAATTCTGAACTgtaaataaatttaatatttcaataatagttGATATGTTATTTGCAACAACAGATGCAAGAAACTTTGAATAATGATCACTGAGTTCACACCACACAAAAATACACTAAATTCATAGAATGCTTAAACCACTTGAATTATGCTAAAAGCAATTGATCCATTGGAAGGAATGTAACATTAAATTCAGGTATAAAATGTGGGTTCTTATTTTTATCACCTGTAATATAAAAAAGGCAAAAGTTCTGTTTTGTGCAAAAATTGTTTCTAAACTGATCCAAAAGAAACATTTAATAAAGTTACTGtaattatattattatttttcctaTAAAAAGGTAAATGCTAGAAATGGTTTGGTACACACCACCACGTTTCTTGCCGTTTTGCCCAAGATTGAAAACTGCATCTTCTCTTGCATAGATACATTTTTTATCTCCAGCGTTTGTTGCTCTTTAATTTATGATATGGGTTCTAGAAGATCCAATAAACAAATCACTGGAAATTCTGTGTGTTGAATGTATATCTTGAGTAGTCACAGTTGATGAAACCTGTCAAATTATTTATGTAGGTATTAATTTTAACACCTGAAAGTTTGGTGTTTTTTGAAATTTAACATGTATATTGTGCTGTAAATTGCATCAATACGATGTATCTTGAACTATTTCAATTTTCAGGAAATATTTTTTGTAACAGTTTCTTGGTAGTCCAAAAAggatttgtattttctctctcttaTTCAAAATAGTTCAGTCTCACTAAAATTACCTTCTGAGGTTTCTCTGACAATGTAACTTGTTGGTTCTGTTAACTTTCTTATTAAAAGTATAATGACTAAACTTGGCATACTGCTATCAATAACTGTTCCAAATGCTTTAAACCTCATTGAAATTGATCAAATATTTTAATGTAATAATTTAAATGTCAATAATGCTGCTTAAATCTTTCATCACAGAAAACCTAAAGTGGAATGGTACTGAAGAAAAATATGAAAGGTTGAACACCTGTCAGGTTTTTCCAAAAGTAGTTGACATGCAAGCCTTTTGCTTTAGGATGTTGATTATCAAAGATTCCAGATGTCCTGTACATCAAAATCCAAATGGTTCAAATACCAACCTTGGAATTCTGTGTACCTTGATGTCTCTTAAAAAAATTAATCACAACTTTTATTCATCTTCCTAAATTAATCTCATATGCATTTGTCATCTCTATCTCCTGTAAATAACATTTGCCAAtagaattaaaattaatttattgcAACCAGTTTGAGAAGATATCTCAACCCTCATGAAAACCAATACTAGTTATTTTAGATTcatagttatacagcatggaaatagaccATTTGGCTAATTTCATCCTCCCTGACCTATAttcctaaactaatcccatttgcctgtatttggcctGCAGCCATGTATCTGTCTTTACCGTGCTTTCTGTGGAAAAACTCCCTCAAACATCCTTTAGatcattcccttctcaccttaaatgaatgccctctaattttagacTCTTCCCATTCTGGGGGATAAAGTCTGACCATTTTCCTTTAACTATGctcctcattattttgtaaatcTTAGTACCTTTGCTCCAGGAAAACCATGTCCTAGCCTATCCAACCTCCAGTCCTGTCAACAAACTTGTTAATCTTTTccttctgcaccctgtctaatcaTATCCTTCCTACAGAATGATGATCAGAACTGCATACAGTGCCACAAGTATGGCTCAATCAAtattttgtacaactgtaacagggcatcccaactcttatacaaGTAACTTCAgaaaatgcatcactttgcaccCATTCTGAGTTAAATTTCACCTGCCTCACCTTGGTCCATTTACATAGTTGATCAATATACTGTTGTAATCTTGGATCTCTTTTCACTAtccaatgttttttttaagattCACTAATCTTGCCATCTTTATTTTTGACCaaattaatatacagtatacGACAAACAACATAGCaaccagcaccagtccctgtgacACTCGTTTTGGTCACCACTTCAAACAAGAACTTGATCAAATTTGTGAGACATtacttcccatgcacaaagccattctACCTATCTTCccaaatgcaaataaatcctgtctctcagaatcctTGCCAGTAATTTAATGACCACAGTGTATATCACCACTATGAGTAGCAGAGGTGTGAAATCCATGTGTGAAAGGAGAACTAATTACAGGTTTAATACCTGTGAAATTGACAGAGATAGATCAATGCTGGAATTTGAAACCATTTcagaaatgctggcagaacttGGGATCAGAAACTCTTCTGTTACTCTTTCCATGAATGTTACTTAACTAGCTGAGTTCTTACAATGTATTTGTTTTGGTGATTCAATGTCACCTATGTAACACTGCACATTATCACCTGTTGATggtgaactttaaaaaaaaattatttgaaaaAATGATGGCgataaattaaaatttaaaatattttgcatTGGATTATCCCAAATATTCTGTATTTTGTATAAAAAGCATTGACAAAGACCTTACAGAATTAAAAATATAGATTGGTAGACTTGTGAATTTGTGGTGGATTTTTTAAAGTAGCCACTCACAAttgtttgtgtttaaaaatgTAGATTTCCCATGGGAATACAAAGCAAACCAGGAAACATTCATTCCAAAAGGGTGGATCAAAATGAATTGCTCTGTTGGGGTGAAATAATGGGAGAGGAAAGATTAAGCTACTCTATTTAATATACTGTTAATGTACTGTGGACTGTAATGTTACTTCAGATTTTCTGCATCAGCAGTTTTCTTCCCTTGgctaactgaattgaattgactttatttttttacatccttcacatacaggagtaaaagtctttgggtgttatgtctctgtctcaatgtgcaatgtgtaatttaatAATTactatacaacagaacagtcaatatagcttagaaatacaattgtgtcagcatgaattaatcagtctgatggtctggtggaagaagctgtttcagagcctgttggttctggctttaatgctgcagtactgtttcttggatggtagcagctggaagtttgtggttggggtgactcgggcccccaatgatcctttgggccctttttatacacctgtcactgtaaatgtcctaaatagtgggaagttcacatccacagatgcgctgggctgtccacaccactctttgcagagtcctgcgattgagggaagtacagtttccataccaggcagtgacacagccagtcagtatgctctcaattatgcccctgtagaaagttcttaggatctggggattCATGTCAAACTTCTtcgaccgtctgaggtgaaagaggtgttgttgtgTTTTTAACACCACAAAGCCGGTACGTACAGACGAAATGAGATCCTCGTTGATGTGTAtaccgagaaacttaaagctattcaccctctcaatcccagatccattgatgtcaataggggtgaacCTGTCTCCATTGCTCCTGTAGTCTAtagcca
This region includes:
- the uspl1 gene encoding SUMO-specific isopeptidase USPL1 encodes the protein MVKVSLWPSMMDKQKTKTYLPLSGAGTDINMSSIHTVGYLGKFSHSTSLDLQEYCPVCAANGKSQALRTYCISFEESILLCENPQCFFPLGCKPLNEIVLASALPSPQSSAYNAKSISESSLLVQPCKQNIKRQKTLYCNNNDTWNSFSGISKEGAFQYSGSSSGRIDNFVPCSKNGSNQEAFNSTAAGDTVVTNEAITVASGQLCGKRKEPSTESEHSGLEVPKEKLCVDQLVLQWKNTSALCWLDCILTTLVHLKVIRNVINNVGTETESPIKKLCTEYDKACALLSHSQCHGTGDGSWQIHPQLLAQIELILNDIRESFFELLQPKLKCELGKPDSPVFAFPLLLRHDTYFEMLFMQSYSWSFECIKCGYKYDERCTKTLTTFTKIDSDWHPLNAVHRSPCNKCQDQDQRRKMLIERISSIYMLHFVDGLPHTDLDAYRFDFQGSVYRICTIIQYLQTMKHFITWMRNPDGSWLQCDDLQGSSCFRRLTLDVPADEVHIVIWENSDFEKRTWNRDTIPRCDSSSATCPNAPSLNTEATSFVQLPSKTSLTSSVQFNTVVTPIHSTVKEITTPYKDSVKQNNIKDLEHSGNETMITLNLTEVKVDDKGNPLCDTQFISDARLLQNSPQVTIDRNIAVHPSTEVQYSSEQAHQMAETFVNFDVPQKPVLHSEMSSSPFGSLHLQGTEIPDIQMPMLQRDSAMKIPSKNSEIPIRSDNKIQKEDCNKMPASPIMKTSANKLSADITQPAVTKRNFSAGWRKCLLNRHLSMLSTNEPRTSKNEVGNIQRGGLLRMTNSKHPVKDHFDGFKSKILPKLAQKASKNLPESPDLTVPNITGVQKSNSLFVNMKENCKELLSKKISLDVHSSNKIHLSNSSKFGNPLTHEAGACNVNYQGSVPVDKTELNNMDSKVQKLRLRLLKKLQTKKNQLASLDQLMKTNQCGEPVSAEQSLNLANNDGGLLYEFLNELWRQPGVEDNESVCTSSSASLSSSPSHDELLAELFTATRASTLDYMKHDLRHFEMPPDGGVANGKLSNDCSIDSKSRNTSSISALNMQQQVFKNELIGITNNHASSFEGPIKDEILVDLLSISTLNSFTGENELPIFDEKLFENC